The proteins below come from a single Aegilops tauschii subsp. strangulata cultivar AL8/78 chromosome 6, Aet v6.0, whole genome shotgun sequence genomic window:
- the LOC109755611 gene encoding probable peroxygenase 5, with the protein MGAGQRMASPPAAVAVPLLLLFVVPFWSHVASADGGAPAWTTALQKHVAFFDADSDGIVSFSETERGLRAIGLGAAEATVKATLINGVIGPKTRPENATTSKFSIYIENIHQGIHGSDSGSYDAQGRFVPAKFNEIFTKHAKVEPNAVNESELEAMRIANREDGDDIGRAASKAEWDLLHSLAKDKDGFLQKDNARTVFDDSLFVQLAKKGE; encoded by the exons ATGGGCGCCGGCCAGCGTATGGCGTCTCCGCCTGCGGCGGTGGCCGTGCCTCTCCTGCTTCTGTTCGTCGTGCCCTTCT GGAGCCATGTGGCGTCGGCGGACGGCGGCGCTCCGGCCTGGACGACGGCGCTGCAGAAGCACGTGGCGTTCTTCGACGCCGACAGCGACGGCATCGTCTCCTTCTCCGAGACAGAGCGAG GGCTTCGCGCCATCGGTCTCGGAGCTGCCGAGGCGACCGTCAAGGCAACCTTGATCAACGGAGTCATCGGACCCAAGACCAGACCT GAAAATGCTACGACGTCAAAGTTCTCAATCTACATAGAGAACATCCATCAAGGGATCCACGGAAGTGACAGCGGCTCGTACGATGCTCAAGGAAG GTTTGTCCCTGCGAAGTTCAACGAGATATTCACCAAGCATGCCAAGGTCGAACCGAACGCTGTGAACGAGAGCGAGCTGGAGGCGATGCGCATCGCGAACAGGGAGGACGGCGACGACATAGGAAG GGCGGCGTCGAAGGCGGAGTGGGACTTGCTGCACAGCCTCGCCAAGGACAAGGACGGCTTCCTTCAGAAGGACAACGCGCGCACCGTCTTCGACGACAGCCTCTTCGTTCAGCTGGCAAAAAAGGGCGAGTAG